A genomic stretch from Juglans microcarpa x Juglans regia isolate MS1-56 chromosome 3S, Jm3101_v1.0, whole genome shotgun sequence includes:
- the LOC121257034 gene encoding cyclin-D3-1-like yields the protein MAIQLQNEQQIEQQQEQNPSSLLDALYCEEETWEEEEEIEQVLEGESTESRIYSSKNINVNNSTSLVPLLMLEQDLFWEDEELVSLFCKEQEEAHLDNSIAETDSAISVARREAVEWMLKVNVHYGFSALTATLAINYLDRFLTSLHFQREKPWMIQLVAVACLSLAAKVEETQVPVLLDLQVEDTNYVFEAKTIQRMELLVLSTLQWKMHPVTPLSFLDHIIRRLGMKSHLHWEFLRRCEHLLLSVVSGSRFVRYLPSVLAAATMMHVIDQVEPCNPIEYKNQLLGVLKISKEKVNDCYNVMITELSKAYNCGHNNPHKRKHEEISNSGSPNGVLDALFTSDSSNNSCAVGSASSVYSSSEPLFKKSRTHEHQTKLSTFKRVTVGIVSSHP from the exons ATGGCAATTCAACTACAAAACGAGCAACAAATAgaacaacaacaagaacaaaACCCTTCATCCTTGCTGGATGCTCTGTACTGCGAGGAAGAGACatgggaggaggaggaagaaatcGAGCAAGTTTTAGAAGGGGAGAGTACTGAGAGTAGGATATATAGCAGCAAAAACATTAATGTTAATAACAGTACTTCTCTTGTTCCTTTGCTCATGTTGGAGCAAGATTTGTTCTGGGAAGATGAAGAGCTTGTTTCTCTCTTCTgcaaagaacaagaagaagctCATCTTGATAACAGCATTGCGGAAACAGACTCTGCTATCTCTGTGGCTCGTCGTGAGGCTGTAGAGTGGATGCTCAAAGTTAATGTCCATTATGGGTTCTCGGCTCTCACAGCAACCCTAGCCATTAACTATCTCGATCGGTTCCTCACAAGCCTTCATTTTCAGAGAGAGAAACCGTGGATGATCCAACTTGTGGCTGTGGCTTGTCTCTCTTTGGCTGCAAAAGTAGAAGAGACCCAAGTACCCGTTCTCTTAGACCTACAA GTGGAGGATACAAATTATGTTTTTGAGGCCAAAACTATTCAAAGAATGGAGCTCCTGGTGCTCTCCACTCTTCAATGGAAGATGCACCCTGTGACCCCACTCTCATTTCTTGACCACATCATAAGGAGGCTTGGAATGAAGTCACATCTCCACTGGGAATTCCTCAGACGCTGTGAGCATCTCCTCCTGTCTGTGGTTTCGG GTTCAAGATTCGTCCGTTATCTTCCTTCTGTTTTGGCTGCTGCCACTATGATGCACGTTATAGATCAAGTTGAACCGTGCAATCCCATAGAATACAAAAACCAGCTTCTGGGCGTCCTTAAAATAAGCAAG GAAAAAGTGAATGACTGCTATAATGTCATGATCACTGAGCTATCAAAGGCCTATAATTGCGGACACAACAACCCTCACAAGCGCAAGCATGAAGAAATTTCTAATTCTGGCAGCCCAAATGGTGTACTTGATGCCCTTTTTACCTCTGATAGCTCCAACAATTCTTGCGCTGTGGGGTCGGCCTCCTCGGTATATTCATCGTCAGAGCCTCTGTTCAAGAAGAGCAGAACCCATGAACATCAAACGAAATTATCAACATTCAAACGGGTCACCGTTGGCATTGTTAGCAGCCATCCATAA